The Tepidibacter aestuarii genome contains a region encoding:
- a CDS encoding CD3324 family protein: MKYIKASDILPEQLITEIHKYIEGHAIYIPNKTGTRKTWGEKNGAKYEYIQRNNEIRISYKNGNSINELSEKYCLSVETIKKIVYSR, from the coding sequence ATGAAATACATAAAAGCATCCGATATACTTCCAGAACAGCTTATTACTGAAATTCATAAATATATCGAAGGACATGCAATATATATCCCTAATAAAACAGGTACTCGTAAGACTTGGGGTGAAAAAAACGGAGCAAAATATGAATATATACAACGTAATAATGAAATCCGTATTTCGTATAAAAATGGGAACTCAATAAATGAATTGTCAGAAAAATACTGTCTTTCTGTTGAAACTATTAAGAAAATTGTATATTCACGTTAA
- a CDS encoding serine hydrolase domain-containing protein — MNNELLNELVLSVKSQNLNVLNVVVRQDGNIIAKHDFEEEKPTLLWSVSKTFTSMAVGIAISEGYFKINDHVIDFFPDLPHVRINEHLKKMTIHDLLCMGIGHEECPVIKADWSNGKSWDICQLFFDEPIVFEPGTHFTYSNSATYMLSKIIRITTGTNLDEYLDKRIFQQLDIPKPKWDTCPKGIPQGFSGLYLTAEQLSRFGQLILDKGVWKDKQLIPSSYIEKATSVQIKTSDFNSYFATADHHQGYGYQIWMNSYANSYRMDGLYGQYVVILPDKNTVVTYISNESQNMTGVLELTWNTLIDKL; from the coding sequence ATGAACAATGAACTATTGAATGAGTTGGTATTATCCGTAAAGAGTCAAAATCTTAACGTACTGAATGTCGTTGTTCGGCAAGATGGTAATATAATTGCTAAACATGATTTCGAAGAAGAAAAGCCTACTCTTTTGTGGTCAGTAAGCAAAACATTTACTTCAATGGCAGTTGGTATTGCAATTAGTGAGGGTTACTTCAAAATCAATGATCATGTTATAGATTTTTTCCCGGACCTTCCACATGTACGCATAAATGAACATCTTAAAAAGATGACTATACATGATTTGCTTTGTATGGGAATTGGACATGAAGAATGCCCAGTGATAAAGGCTGATTGGAGCAACGGGAAGAGTTGGGATATTTGCCAATTGTTCTTTGATGAACCGATTGTATTTGAACCTGGAACTCATTTTACATATAGCAATTCTGCAACTTATATGCTTTCAAAAATCATAAGAATTACTACAGGTACTAACTTAGATGAATACTTAGATAAAAGAATATTTCAACAATTGGATATACCTAAACCTAAATGGGATACATGTCCAAAAGGAATCCCACAAGGATTTTCAGGTTTATATTTAACAGCAGAGCAATTATCTAGATTCGGACAATTAATTCTTGATAAAGGGGTTTGGAAGGATAAGCAACTTATTCCTTCAAGTTATATAGAGAAAGCAACATCGGTTCAAATTAAAACCAGTGATTTTAACTCATACTTTGCGACTGCAGACCATCATCAAGGGTATGGCTATCAAATATGGATGAACTCATATGCTAATTCATATCGTATGGACGGTTTATATGGTCAATATGTTGTAATACTACCAGATAAGAATACTGTTGTAACATACATTTCAAACGAGTCTCAAAATATGACAGGGGTTCTTGAGCTCACATGGAATACATTAATAGATAAACTATAA
- a CDS encoding MerR family transcriptional regulator, producing MSYTIGQVAKRMNITSSTLRYYDKEGLLPSIDRTEGGIRRFKEEDFEWLSIIECLKNTGMSIKDIKIFIDWCMDGDSTLQQRYDMFLERKLETEKQIKILQDSLDKINYKCWYYKTALDAGTTKIHDNASENNENTCSYSQQLLKQISDAE from the coding sequence ATGAGCTATACTATTGGCCAAGTTGCAAAAAGAATGAACATTACATCATCTACATTACGCTACTATGATAAAGAGGGACTTCTTCCATCTATTGACCGCACTGAAGGGGGAATAAGAAGATTTAAAGAAGAGGATTTCGAATGGCTCTCAATTATTGAATGCTTAAAAAATACAGGTATGTCAATTAAAGATATCAAAATATTCATCGATTGGTGCATGGATGGTGATTCCACATTGCAACAGCGATACGATATGTTCCTTGAGCGAAAACTAGAAACAGAAAAACAAATAAAAATCCTTCAAGATTCTCTTGATAAGATTAATTACAAATGTTGGTATTATAAAACCGCGCTGGATGCTGGCACTACTAAGATACATGATAATGCTTCAGAGAATAATGAAAACACATGTTCCTACTCACAACAATTATTAAAGCAAATTTCAGATGCTGAATAG
- a CDS encoding alpha/beta hydrolase, which yields MKNESIMTQHTAADTLSWEKTFPKSDKVTVEKVSFKNRYNIIISADIYVPKDIDKSQKYAAIIVGAPYGGVKEQGAGIYAQTMAERGFVAIAFDPSFNGESGGEPRRTSSPDIFVEDFSATVDFLGIRPFVDRNKIGVIGICGSGGFAISAAQVDRRIKAVSTVSMYDISRLKSKGFLDSMTEEERNKYLDQLGEQRWNEFELGEKKLTPRGAPEKVDENTDPISREFYEYYSTPRGYHPNSITQFTMTSDMSFMNFSLHTYIKSISPRPILFIVGEHAHSKYFSEDAYKLAAEPKELYSVPGAGHVDLYDRFQYIPFDKLESFFKENMK from the coding sequence ATGAAAAATGAATCTATTATGACACAACACACAGCGGCAGATACATTGTCATGGGAGAAAACTTTTCCTAAGAGTGACAAGGTAACAGTTGAGAAAGTTTCATTCAAAAACAGGTATAATATTATCATTTCAGCAGATATATATGTACCTAAAGACATCGATAAATCTCAAAAATACGCAGCCATTATTGTTGGTGCACCATATGGAGGCGTTAAAGAACAGGGAGCAGGTATCTATGCTCAAACTATGGCAGAACGAGGATTTGTTGCCATTGCATTTGATCCATCATTTAACGGAGAAAGCGGCGGAGAGCCAAGACGAACTTCTTCTCCAGATATATTTGTTGAAGATTTCAGTGCCACAGTGGATTTCTTGGGAATACGTCCATTTGTAGATAGAAACAAAATTGGGGTAATAGGTATATGCGGTAGTGGTGGTTTTGCAATCAGTGCAGCACAGGTTGATAGACGTATTAAAGCAGTTTCCACAGTTAGTATGTATGATATAAGTCGTTTGAAATCAAAGGGCTTTTTAGATTCCATGACTGAAGAAGAACGAAACAAATATCTTGACCAACTTGGTGAACAACGTTGGAATGAATTTGAATTAGGAGAGAAAAAACTTACTCCTAGAGGAGCACCAGAAAAAGTTGATGAAAATACAGATCCAATCAGTCGTGAATTCTATGAATACTATTCCACTCCTCGTGGTTATCACCCAAATTCAATTACTCAATTTACCATGACGAGCGATATGTCATTTATGAATTTTTCTTTGCATACTTATATTAAATCAATTTCACCAAGACCAATTTTGTTTATCGTTGGTGAACATGCTCACTCAAAGTACTTTAGTGAAGATGCCTATAAGCTAGCGGCTGAACCGAAGGAACTTTATAGTGTTCCAGGTGCAGGGCATGTAGATCTATATGACAGATTCCAGTACATCCCATTCGACAAGCTTGAGTCCTTCTTCAAAGAAAACATGAAATAG
- a CDS encoding carboxymuconolactone decarboxylase family protein, with protein sequence MLMTELMKTDAEFMDRFHNFAFDEVINEKSAELEVKPKMMAILSTLIGCQGLDEFKIMLSEALKLGVTPIEVKEIVYQAVAYLGMGRVLPFLYTVNDVLISSGYKLPLKEQSTTTMDNRLEKGIQSQVDIFGEGMREFYKSGTEECRHINKWLAANCFGDYYTRNGLDYRQREMITFCFLAAQGGCELQLTSHAMANMRIGNDKHLLIRVISQCVPYIGYPRSLNALRCINDAAKQIETGK encoded by the coding sequence ATGTTAATGACTGAATTGATGAAGACTGATGCAGAGTTTATGGATAGGTTTCATAATTTTGCATTTGATGAGGTAATTAATGAAAAGAGTGCAGAACTTGAAGTGAAACCGAAAATGATGGCAATTCTCTCAACACTGATTGGATGTCAGGGATTGGATGAGTTCAAAATAATGCTGTCTGAGGCATTGAAGCTAGGTGTAACACCTATAGAAGTAAAAGAAATTGTTTATCAGGCAGTGGCTTATCTTGGTATGGGGAGAGTGTTACCCTTCCTGTATACGGTGAATGATGTATTGATATCCAGTGGTTATAAACTTCCATTAAAGGAGCAGTCAACTACTACAATGGATAATCGTCTGGAAAAAGGCATTCAGTCACAGGTGGATATTTTTGGAGAAGGAATGAGAGAGTTTTATAAGTCCGGTACTGAGGAATGCAGGCATATTAATAAGTGGCTTGCTGCAAATTGTTTTGGCGATTACTATACCAGAAATGGATTGGATTATAGACAACGTGAGATGATTACATTTTGTTTTCTAGCTGCACAGGGAGGATGTGAACTGCAGTTGACTTCTCATGCAATGGCAAACATGAGAATCGGAAATGATAAACACTTATTAATCCGTGTCATTAGTCAATGCGTTCCTTATATTGGTTATCCAAGGTCTTTAAATGCATTAAGATGTATAAATGATGCGGCAAAACAAATAGAAACAGGAAAGTAA
- a CDS encoding cupin domain-containing protein, with amino-acid sequence MNKENNLGPGAVFEMGGENTSFAQYFVGKSYLNMLSLERVVIGNVTFEPGCRNNWHIHHKGGQILLVTSGRGYYQEWGKEPQELHQGDVVNIPPEVKHWHGAAPDSWFQHLAVEVPAEGASNEWLEPVDDKQYEGLK; translated from the coding sequence ATGAATAAAGAAAATAATTTAGGACCGGGAGCAGTATTTGAAATGGGGGGTGAAAACACCTCATTTGCACAGTATTTTGTGGGTAAGAGTTATCTGAACATGCTTTCTCTGGAGAGAGTGGTTATCGGTAATGTAACCTTTGAGCCGGGATGTCGTAACAACTGGCATATCCATCATAAAGGTGGTCAGATTCTTCTGGTAACCTCAGGAAGAGGCTATTATCAGGAGTGGGGAAAAGAGCCGCAGGAACTGCATCAGGGGGATGTAGTCAATATCCCACCGGAAGTCAAACACTGGCATGGGGCGGCACCAGATAGTTGGTTTCAACATTTGGCAGTAGAAGTTCCGGCAGAAGGTGCATCGAATGAATGGTTGGAACCGGTGGATGATAAGCAGTATGAAGGATTGAAATAA
- a CDS encoding DUF362 domain-containing protein, protein MSKVYFIKNSEADYNQLGKDALELLKRIVSETGHRFEKEVPIKVHFGEKGNKTFIPAKCYDGIINYLKENGVSPSYIETNVLYRGSRTTTKDHIETAKFHGFTQLPIIIADGEIGKEYDEVEINKTFFNKCKIGKKYGKYKQFIVTSHFKGHVAAGFGGAIKQLAMGFAARGGKLEQHTDISPIIEAEKCISCGVCVDKCDFGAIHIADTAEIDDSKCTGCAGCIAICPKSAISNSWSGSHFYEKLSEYAYGASKDKDIIYITFVHNITKECDCAGIPMKPIVDNIGIVAGKDPVALDTACLDLVQKSSGEKLFEKGKSSLIHAEKIGLGTMEYESIEINNM, encoded by the coding sequence ATGAGTAAAGTATATTTTATTAAAAATTCAGAAGCTGATTATAATCAGCTTGGAAAAGATGCTTTGGAACTTTTGAAAAGAATAGTATCAGAAACAGGACATAGGTTTGAAAAAGAAGTACCTATAAAGGTTCATTTTGGTGAGAAAGGAAACAAAACCTTTATTCCTGCAAAATGCTATGATGGAATCATAAATTATCTAAAAGAAAATGGAGTGTCTCCGTCTTATATCGAAACCAATGTACTGTATAGGGGATCAAGAACTACTACAAAGGATCATATTGAAACAGCAAAATTCCATGGCTTCACACAGCTTCCAATTATAATAGCAGACGGAGAGATAGGGAAAGAATACGATGAAGTAGAAATAAATAAAACCTTTTTCAATAAATGTAAAATAGGTAAGAAATATGGAAAATACAAACAATTTATTGTTACGAGCCATTTCAAAGGGCATGTTGCAGCGGGATTTGGTGGTGCTATAAAGCAGCTTGCTATGGGTTTTGCTGCCCGCGGTGGAAAGTTGGAACAGCATACCGATATATCTCCTATCATAGAAGCTGAAAAATGTATTTCTTGTGGTGTTTGTGTTGATAAATGCGACTTTGGTGCCATCCATATAGCAGATACAGCAGAAATTGATGATAGTAAATGTACTGGTTGTGCAGGATGTATTGCTATTTGTCCTAAAAGTGCAATTAGTAATTCGTGGTCAGGGTCTCATTTTTATGAGAAACTTTCAGAATATGCGTACGGGGCATCCAAAGACAAGGATATCATATACATTACCTTTGTTCATAATATTACTAAGGAGTGTGACTGTGCCGGGATACCTATGAAACCAATTGTAGATAATATCGGTATTGTTGCCGGAAAAGATCCTGTGGCCTTAGATACAGCATGCCTGGACTTAGTTCAGAAAAGTAGTGGAGAAAAACTTTTTGAAAAAGGCAAGTCATCTCTTATACATGCAGAAAAAATAGGTTTGGGAACAATGGAGTATGAAAGTATTGAAATAAATAATATGTAG
- a CDS encoding MFS transporter, with protein sequence MICVNVLFFVSKIVFYMSSSFMLFLLERVLLSIVLAGLSGCDTALIYSSIEEDEAQRVFGRYSAFETLGFLLASVFSSFMVEISLDFTALCTIFPYALAAILTLFLVEVKVDNKEKPKLKESFKQAFRDKTIIIFIISIALIIEVFQAVTVFLNQSQYLKSGIDAKYFGVILAGIQVIRLFSVKSNYLSKKLGSCQAIVALNFLMVLCCIVLIFTSSSILSVMTIILISFSAAMIAPIEMDIKNKTIRTSNRATILSIYSMAGSVIASIGNIIIGKTTDYSLEMGFITCSMMCVLGLILMIVYYKLTKEKNN encoded by the coding sequence TTGATATGTGTTAATGTATTATTTTTTGTATCTAAAATAGTTTTTTATATGTCGAGTTCATTTATGTTATTTTTACTGGAAAGAGTGTTATTATCAATAGTATTAGCAGGTTTATCAGGTTGTGACACAGCCCTTATATATTCATCAATAGAAGAAGATGAAGCTCAAAGAGTTTTTGGCAGATATAGTGCTTTTGAAACATTGGGATTCTTATTAGCTTCCGTTTTTTCATCATTTATGGTAGAGATATCACTTGATTTTACAGCGTTATGTACTATTTTTCCCTATGCGCTGGCAGCGATATTAACCTTGTTTCTAGTAGAAGTTAAGGTTGATAATAAAGAGAAACCGAAGCTTAAAGAGAGCTTCAAACAAGCTTTTAGAGATAAAACAATTATTATATTCATTATTTCTATTGCCCTAATTATTGAAGTTTTTCAAGCAGTAACAGTTTTCTTAAACCAATCTCAATACTTAAAAAGTGGTATTGATGCAAAATACTTTGGTGTTATTTTAGCCGGAATACAGGTGATTAGACTGTTTTCTGTAAAATCTAATTATTTGAGCAAAAAATTAGGCAGTTGCCAAGCGATAGTAGCCTTGAATTTTTTGATGGTATTATGTTGTATAGTTTTAATTTTTACATCTAGTTCTATTTTGAGTGTTATGACAATTATATTAATATCATTCAGTGCAGCAATGATAGCTCCAATAGAAATGGATATTAAGAATAAAACTATTAGAACATCAAATAGAGCTACAATATTATCCATATATTCTATGGCAGGAAGTGTAATAGCTTCTATAGGAAATATTATAATAGGAAAAACTACTGACTATTCTTTGGAGATGGGATTTATAACGTGCTCGATGATGTGTGTTTTAGGGTTAATATTGATGATTGTGTACTATAAATTAACCAAAGAAAAAAATAACTAA
- a CDS encoding bleomycin resistance protein, translated as MFKFNALIPELSVSDINKSIYFYLNILSFKLEYERKDDKFALLSLNDSQIMIEEINGHWEAGILSYPFGRGINFQISVDNVDELYKNIKIHNYPIKIEMQENWYRANNKLIGQKEF; from the coding sequence ATGTTTAAATTTAATGCTTTAATACCAGAATTATCTGTTTCAGATATAAACAAAAGTATTTATTTCTACTTAAATATTCTTTCATTTAAGTTAGAGTATGAAAGAAAAGATGATAAGTTTGCTTTATTATCTCTAAATGATTCTCAAATTATGATTGAAGAGATCAATGGACATTGGGAGGCTGGAATTTTATCATATCCTTTTGGTAGAGGAATTAACTTTCAAATATCAGTAGATAATGTTGATGAATTATACAAAAATATAAAAATACATAACTATCCAATTAAAATAGAAATGCAAGAAAATTGGTATAGAGCAAATAATAAATTAATAGGTCAGAAAGAATTTTAA
- a CDS encoding GNAT family N-acetyltransferase: protein MALIDCKSHDIELGQLMIECAKIEDAEELISFTKQVDGETDFLNREPGEFNMSIEDEIKFIKNNRTDENSLFLTAKIKNKIVGTIGFSVPSFNRYRHKGQFGIALVKEFWGYGIGSKLLDTLIKWADSKGFVKITLDVDSTNQKAIKLYEKFGFIQEGYLRKDTFIGNGEYRDSIIMGRINDTNL, encoded by the coding sequence ATGGCTTTAATAGACTGCAAAAGTCATGACATAGAATTAGGGCAATTGATGATTGAATGTGCAAAAATAGAAGATGCAGAGGAATTAATTTCATTTACTAAACAAGTTGATGGTGAAACGGATTTTTTAAATAGAGAACCTGGTGAATTTAATATGAGCATTGAAGACGAAATAAAATTCATAAAAAATAATAGGACTGATGAAAATAGCCTATTTTTAACTGCAAAAATTAAAAATAAAATTGTGGGAACAATCGGGTTTTCAGTTCCGTCATTTAATAGGTATAGACATAAAGGACAATTTGGAATTGCACTTGTTAAAGAATTCTGGGGTTACGGTATAGGAAGTAAATTACTGGACACTTTAATAAAGTGGGCTGATAGTAAAGGTTTTGTGAAAATCACTTTAGATGTAGATTCAACTAATCAAAAGGCTATAAAATTATATGAAAAGTTTGGATTTATCCAAGAAGGCTATTTAAGAAAAGATACATTTATAGGGAATGGTGAATACAGAGATTCTATCATAATGGGAAGAATAAATGATACTAACTTATAG
- a CDS encoding S-layer homology domain-containing protein produces the protein MSSIVIILLSVLGTSYYFFGVEATNLKDLNQASDYAKDSIVNLFDKKIITGDEKGRFNPRQNISRSQMVTMIVKNLKIDTSNIPDKPTFNDVPKNHWAYKYIELAYQKGIISGMGFGRFGPDEECTREQMATILINSIGLSEGEIKQMLPYVSKFEGSYTDKNNISSWAYNKVKFAVQYNLLNGSKHEDFTYTFNPKDNATKEQMAVVMDRFLREQSSIEDSYTMGANIQVSSYGILTFPKAVKWLSVREILDADGNNVTSQKKSSSNPYIDWTEGYKIVNARFMNMERGETYTVKFEFKTRENDKIYFYEKTIEIPTEYRLGVRSIIFQEASRIKIFFDGSVDKESAQDINNYTVKDDQGDAINIENIKAYDSAGEAVITLERPITQNEKVQVIVENIKHLRHYSEGVKMLSYATREIIGDDTNPPRIIEVHTTENNENFTSVTIVFNEPIYSGNIRIDGNIVGKAKGEKVTINGLNLDKKERHSIQINELSDGINVTMGSKGIQPSLNQ, from the coding sequence ATGAGTTCTATTGTAATAATATTATTATCAGTATTGGGTACATCTTATTATTTTTTTGGTGTTGAAGCTACTAACCTAAAAGATTTAAATCAAGCATCTGATTATGCTAAAGATTCTATTGTAAACCTTTTTGATAAAAAAATCATTACAGGAGATGAAAAAGGGAGGTTTAACCCTCGTCAAAATATTTCTCGTTCACAAATGGTAACTATGATTGTGAAAAATCTAAAGATAGACACATCAAATATTCCTGATAAACCAACCTTTAATGATGTTCCCAAAAACCACTGGGCATATAAATATATAGAACTGGCATATCAAAAAGGTATTATAAGCGGTATGGGATTTGGAAGGTTTGGACCAGATGAAGAGTGTACAAGAGAACAAATGGCAACTATATTAATAAATTCTATTGGTTTATCAGAGGGAGAAATAAAACAGATGTTACCTTATGTAAGTAAATTTGAAGGTTCATATACAGATAAAAATAATATTTCATCGTGGGCCTATAATAAAGTGAAATTTGCAGTACAATATAACTTGCTGAATGGCTCAAAGCATGAGGATTTTACTTATACTTTTAACCCTAAAGATAATGCAACCAAGGAGCAAATGGCTGTAGTAATGGACAGGTTTCTAAGGGAACAGTCAAGCATTGAAGATTCTTATACTATGGGGGCAAATATTCAAGTTTCATCGTATGGGATACTGACATTTCCAAAAGCAGTTAAGTGGCTTAGTGTAAGAGAAATACTTGATGCTGATGGAAATAATGTTACTTCACAAAAAAAATCATCTTCTAATCCGTATATCGATTGGACAGAAGGATATAAAATTGTAAATGCTAGATTTATGAATATGGAAAGAGGAGAAACTTATACAGTAAAGTTTGAATTTAAAACTCGAGAAAATGATAAAATTTATTTCTATGAGAAAACTATAGAAATACCAACCGAATATAGATTAGGTGTAAGATCAATTATATTTCAAGAAGCTTCAAGGATAAAAATATTCTTTGATGGGTCTGTAGATAAAGAATCTGCACAAGATATAAATAATTACACTGTTAAGGATGATCAGGGTGATGCTATTAATATTGAAAATATAAAAGCTTATGATTCTGCTGGAGAAGCGGTTATTACACTAGAAAGACCAATTACTCAAAATGAAAAAGTACAAGTGATAGTAGAAAATATTAAACATTTAAGACATTATAGCGAAGGGGTAAAGATGTTATCTTATGCTACTAGAGAAATAATAGGGGATGATACTAATCCGCCTAGAATAATAGAGGTTCATACAACTGAAAATAATGAAAATTTCACTTCCGTTACGATTGTATTTAATGAACCTATTTACTCTGGAAACATAAGAATAGATGGGAATATAGTAGGAAAAGCAAAAGGCGAAAAAGTGACAATAAACGGATTAAATTTAGATAAAAAAGAACGTCACTCCATTCAAATAAATGAGCTGAGTGATGGGATTAATGTAACTATGGGATCTAAAGGTATACAACCTTCTTTGAATCAATAA
- a CDS encoding DUF4279 domain-containing protein, giving the protein MDKTNIKVDFRIVGDNFEPSDITSKLSLTPTSAWKKGDKFTRREKNLEKKYSCWRISTGYEESVDIVLQLNKIINILNDKKAILQDLKKVYSFDYRIDAVINIENGEAPALYIESEIIKFANDIGAELDFDLYILS; this is encoded by the coding sequence GTGGATAAAACTAATATAAAAGTAGATTTTAGAATTGTAGGAGATAATTTTGAACCTAGTGATATTACATCAAAATTATCATTAACGCCTACATCAGCTTGGAAAAAAGGAGATAAGTTTACAAGGCGTGAGAAAAACCTTGAAAAAAAGTATTCATGTTGGCGTATAAGTACTGGATATGAAGAGTCTGTGGATATTGTTTTGCAATTGAATAAAATTATCAATATTCTTAATGATAAAAAAGCAATACTACAGGATTTGAAAAAAGTATATAGTTTTGATTATAGAATTGATGCTGTAATCAACATTGAGAATGGTGAAGCTCCAGCTTTATACATTGAATCTGAAATAATCAAATTCGCAAATGATATAGGTGCAGAATTAGATTTTGATTTGTACATTTTGAGCTAA
- a CDS encoding ABC transporter ATP-binding protein, with product MNKLEIKNLTKNYGRKKANDDINITFENGVYGLLGPNGAGKTTLMKQITTLIEPSKGQILYNGENVKDLDDKYRSLIGYLPQEFGFYKNFSAKRFLQYVAALKGLSGKNANKKIDELLNLVGLYEVRNKAVGKFSGGMKRRVGIAQALLNDPKILVLDEPTAGLDPQERARFRNLISQISKDKIIILSTHIISDIESIAKETIMIKNGAVLMKGIHRDILLGMEGKVYSIKVSSEDEVYEIQNNYKIVNIQRGVNGTELRIISDKMPPYEESQLVESKFEDVYMFYFDLENTREV from the coding sequence ATGAATAAGCTTGAAATAAAGAATTTAACAAAAAATTATGGTAGAAAAAAAGCAAACGATGATATAAATATTACTTTTGAAAATGGTGTATATGGACTTTTAGGACCTAATGGAGCAGGTAAAACAACTCTTATGAAGCAGATAACAACCTTAATAGAGCCATCAAAAGGACAAATCTTATACAATGGAGAGAATGTAAAAGATTTAGATGATAAGTACAGATCTTTAATTGGATATCTTCCTCAAGAATTTGGGTTTTATAAGAATTTCTCAGCAAAGAGATTTTTACAGTATGTAGCTGCTTTAAAGGGGTTAAGTGGTAAAAATGCTAATAAAAAAATAGATGAACTTTTAAATCTTGTAGGATTATATGAAGTAAGAAATAAAGCAGTTGGTAAATTTTCTGGGGGAATGAAGAGAAGAGTAGGAATAGCTCAAGCTCTATTGAATGATCCTAAGATTTTAGTATTAGATGAGCCAACAGCAGGACTTGATCCACAGGAAAGAGCAAGATTTAGAAATCTTATTTCACAAATTTCTAAGGATAAGATTATAATACTTTCTACTCATATAATTTCAGATATAGAATCTATAGCAAAGGAAACCATTATGATAAAAAATGGAGCTGTTCTTATGAAGGGAATTCATAGAGATATACTTTTAGGAATGGAAGGTAAGGTATATAGCATAAAAGTTTCTAGTGAAGATGAGGTTTATGAGATACAAAATAATTATAAAATAGTAAATATTCAGCGTGGTGTTAACGGTACAGAACTTAGAATTATAAGTGATAAGATGCCTCCATATGAAGAGTCACAATTAGTAGAATCTAAATTTGAAGATGTTTATATGTTTTACTTTGACTTAGAAAACACTAGGGAGGTATAA